The Clostridium aceticum genomic interval AAAAAAACGAATTAGGTCACCGATTATTAGCAACCCATATGAGAATTATTACAACAACTAGAGGCAATTGGTCTTTGAGGTAGAGTTATAGGAAAACGTTTAGCTCATAGTAATGTAAAATCCTTAAAAAATCTTCTATAGAAGATGTTTTAAGGATTTTTGTTTATTGATAAAAATGCAGATGGATTCCTTGGTAAAACGCATAAGGATGAAGGGTCTCTTAGCTTGATGGTAGGAGGGGCCTTTAAAGGAGAGAAAAACTCGCTAAAACATTTGAATGTACTAATGGAGGAAAGAAAGCTATAATATAAAAAGGTTGTTAGAGGAAGTAGGTTTTGTTGATACTGATAATAAAAAATTTCAGGTAGTTAATGTTGAAGGTAAAGTTAAATCCAAACATTAATTGAAAAATTAGTTATTAAAAATGATTATTAACAACTAATTTTTCAATTAGTTTATTAAAACTTAAATTTATTTTAAAAATTAGAAGGATTTCATTAGTTTTTATAGAATATTTAAAATAACAGGAAATAATTAACAAAATACTTTAATTTAATGCTTTAATTTAATTGAAGAAGATCTGCATAAATAAAACGCCATACTAATGACTAAAACTGAATATTTCAACACTACTTTCCATATACCATCCAGTAGGATGATATGTATATCATAGAAATATGACAAATTAGGAGGAGATGAATGGTGAATAAGCAGCAACAATATAAAGAAGAGGACTTAAAGACCATCGAATCGGATCTAGAATCATTGTCTGTCCAGTTGATTAACATATTAAAGGAATATAAAGCTAAAGGAATTATTAATGATCACCAGTATAAGCAACATGTAGAGGTAAAGGAAAGGTTTTTAAATTATTTGGAGAACAAAAGAAAAAGTCAATAATAAAAAGGCTACGAAAACCCTAATAAATCATATTATATAGGTAAAGAGTAAAAGGGGGAATAATATGATATATGAAGGGTTTGACTTAATCACCGCTGAATTTTTAAGGAGCTTTACAGGAGCGGTAATAGCTACCAATATCATCACACATTTTATTAAAGATTATACCCCAGAATTTTTAGATAAAAAAATTGTGACATTATTTGTAGCGGCTTTTATTATGTTCACTAATCAGTTTGTTTTTGGTGCCATTACTTTAAAAACAGTATATTTAAGTTTTTTAAATTCTTTTATAGTAGCCGCTGCTGCTATGGGAAATTATGAGATTCTTACTACTAAAACAAAACGAAGAGCAATTAAAGAATTAAGTGCACAAACACATGAAATAATGGATAAAAAAATAAATGAATGAAAAGATAAATGAAAAAAAACAATTAATAAGTTATAGTTTTTCCTAGCGTACTCTAAAAAACCATTCTTCAAGCTATGCTTTAAAGCATCTTTATAGAAGAAGGTTTTTTGTTTTTGCAACAAAAACTTTACTTTTAGTAAAAGTTATGCTAAAATATTATGTAAACCTCTGATTACATACCAATTTTTAAGTATATAATAGAGGAGGTTTTACTCATGAAAAAAATAAGCAAAAAAAAGCTAATGCTAGCGATAGGTATGTTCGTTGTTATATTGTCTATTATATCCTTTGGAATTTATAGGCAATATTTTTATTCCGAGAATCCAATAGAAGTGTCTTATGGAGAATTCCTAGAAAAAATTGAAGAAAATCAGATTAATAAGGTATTTCTAATGGATAGTCCTAAAATTAAGGGAGAACTTAAGGATGGACAAGAATTTATTACAGATCATCCTAGGACAGATAATTTAAAAGAAATGTTACTAACAGCAGATGTTATAGTTGTAGAGGTAGGTGAGCAACATTCTGTTGTTCAAGTCATCACTTTCATTATAGTGATTGGGGCATTGGCAGGTATGGCCTTTATCCTTTCTAAGCAAGGTTCAAAGCAAGCTTCAAAGGAATACGACAAAATGTCTTCCGTAGAGTTTTCAACACAAAAAGAATCGACGATTACCTTTGCTAATATTGCAGGAAATGAAGAAGCAAAGGAAAATGTTATGGAATTGGTAGACTTTCTAAAAAACCCACAAAAATATCAACGGTATGGTGCTAGGATGCCTAAAGGGGTAATTTTATACGGGCCTCCCGGTACCGGTAAGACTTTGATGGCAAAAGCTTTAGCAAGTGAAGCTGGCGTTGATTTCTTAGCTGTTTCAGGTTCAGACTTCGTGCAGGTTTATGCAGGTCTTGGGGCTGGAAGAATTAGAAATCTCTTTAAAAATGCTAGAGAAAAAGGAAAATGCGTAATCTTCATTGATGAGATTGATGCCATAGGAAAAAAACGAGACCGTGGTGGTCTTGGAGGCAGTGATGAATCCGACAGAACTTTAAATGCTTTGTTGACAGAAATGTCAGGATTCAAAGGAAGTGAAGGAATTATTATTATGGCTGCTACTAATCGACTAGATATTTTAGACGAAGCACTTTTAAGACCTGGGCGTTTCGATAGGCAAATAGAGGTAGGTTTACCAGATTTAAAGGCGAGACAAGATATTTTGAAACTATACACACAAAATAGACCTATAGCAACTACGATTAGTATTGAAAGAATTGCTCAACAAACAGTTTATTTCAGTGGAGCAAAACTAGAAAATCTAATGAATGAGGCAGCAATTTATGCAGCTAGAGAAAATGCAAGCTTTATCTCAGAAAAACATGTTGATAAGGCCTTTTATACAGTAGTTGCTGGTGAGGAGAAAAAAGATAGAAGTAACATAAAGGAAAGTGAGCGAAGAATTACAGCCTATCATGAAGCAGGTCACACCATTGCTACGAAACTACTATGCCCTGAAAACAAGGTGACGAAGGTAACCATTATACCAAGTACTAAGGGGGCAGGAGGATTCAGTATGAATATTCCTCCTGATAGTATGTATCACAAGAAAAAGGATATGTTTCATAGCATTAAAATTGCCCTTGCTGGCCGTGCTGTAGAAGAGATTATTTTCGGAGAAGAAAATATTACTACAGGGGCAAGTAATGATATTCAAAAAGCTACAGAAATCTTAGTGGCTATGATTAAACAATTTGGTATGAATGACGAAGTAGGTATGATCAACTATGATATCCTGTTGGGGCAGCCTGGAGGGGTTGACCAGAGATTGGCTGAGATATGTAACAAGGAAATGAAGAGGCTGTATGAAGAGACAAAAGTACTGATAGAAAAAAACATTCATTTAGTACATGCAGTTACAGAAGAACTGATGGCAAGGGAAACATTAAAAGAAGAAGAAATTAATAAAATCATTGAAAACAACAAGGTAGCTTAGGCTGTCTTGTTGTTTTTCTACGATATAAAATTTAAATGATGTAATAGGTTTCCTAAAGAAGTAGAAGCTTAATTACTGTCAAGTTAGAAGTACATCTGAAAAATTAAGCTATAAAGAACTAATAGAAAAAGACATTAGTTCTTACGTAATAATAAAAAATTTTGACAAAAAATACATTTTATCTTTTGTTTGCTTTGTTGTATAATGATTTTAAGATCATCGAGGATGCACGTTGACTTTAGCGAAATTCAACCGACAAATAACATCCGGGAGAACATATTTTTTATTCCTATGAAACGCCACTTTAGGTGGACTTCAGAAGAATAAAATGTGTCACCCACTTTGAGTGAGTGGCGGGTGTGAATTTTGCAGTTGACGACATCTTGGATAAAAAAACCTCTAAGGAAACTTGGGGGTTTTTATTTTGTCGATGATTTCTAAAAACTTGAACAATTTATTAAAATATGGTACGATTAAAACAAATTTCAGTAAGCAAAGTATTACCTGTCAAATTTTCGAGTGAAATAATCTAAGGTTTTTTAACTAAGATTTTTTACCAATGGGTAAATAAAGAAATTTATTTGCCTCCCACTTCGGAAAGGAAATTTGTCTTAACAAATAAGCCAATCCAAGTAGATTGGCTATTATTTTATAGTAATATTACTAAATACTACGTTTATGCGAAGGGGAAAAAATAATGGAACTATTAAGTACATTAACGATGAAGGAAGCCCGCGAGAAGATCAAGGAGGTTTTTGCAGATTTAGTTTTAATGATGGAAGAAATTCCTATTTTAGAAGCTTTGAATTGTATTATTTATGAAGATATCAAAGCTACCATCAATGTTCCTGAATTTAATAGGTCAACAGTTGATGGTTATGCTGTTATTGCAAAGGATACTTATGGAGCCAGCGATGCTCTGCCTAGCTTTTTAACCAGCATTGGTGAAGTAGCTATGGGTAAACCTACAGAGCTTGTTCTTCAATCTGGTCAATGTTGTTATGTGCCTACTGGAGGAATGTTGCCCCAAAATAGTGATGCTGTAGTGATGATAGAATATACAGAGGTATTGGAAGATAATACTGTATGTGTTCAAAGTGCTGTTGCTCCAAAGGAAAATATTTTGCAATTTGGAGAAGATGTCAGCAAAGGACAAGTAATTTTTCAAAAAGGACATAAATTAAGACCACAGGATATAGGTGTTTTAGCAGGAATGGGTATTACCAAGGTAAATGTCTATAAAAAACCTAGAGTGAGTATTATCTCTACAGGGGATGAAATCGTTGCACCAGAGGAAGAAGCACAACTAGGTCAGATTAAGGACATGAATACATATAGTATAGCTACGGCTGCCATGAAGGACCATTGTGAAGTGATGGGTATGGCGGTTGTGAAGGATGATTTAGAGCAATTAAAGGAAAAAATAGAGGAGTTTTTAGAAACAAGTGATATTGTATTGATTTCTGGTGGAAGTTCTATGGGAACAAAGGATGTCACAAAGGATGCCATCAATGCTATTGGAGATCCGGGAGTGTTTATCCATGGCTTGGCTGTAAAGCCAGGAAAACCTACTATTGTAGGAAAAGTAAAGAGTAAAGCAGTTTTTGGACTACCGGGACAACCTGTGTCAGCTTTAGTTGTGTATCAAACCTTAGTAACTTACTTAATTAAAAATCTTTATGGAGATAAAGGTCCTGTTCCTTACATAACAGGGGAGTTGGCGGTAAATATTGCATCTGCTCCTGGAAGGGAACATTATGTGATGGTAAGAGTTTGTGAGGAAGATGGAAAAACAATCGTATCACCTGTTCATGGAAAATCAGGTATGCTAACTATGATGACAAAATCTATGGGGTATGTAAAAATTGATACAAATCAAGAGGGACTGTTAAAAGGGGAAAACGTTAAGGTTTATTTATTCTAATGAATGGGGTGCAAATATGGGAAAAGATACAAGAAATATTTATTTAACCAACATTCCTTTAGAGGAAGCACAGAAACAATATTTTACACACTTTGAAATGGATAAGGTTTTTACTAAAACCGAAGTAGTGCCAGTAATAGAGGCACTGGATCGCGTAACGGTAAAGCCTCTGTTTGCTAAAAAATCTTCCCCTAGCTATAATGCTGCTGCTATGGATGGGGTAGCTGTAATTGCAGAAAAAACCTATGGTGCTACTGAAAGTGCTCCTGCACAGTTGAAGTTAGGGGAGGATTTTGTTTTTACTAATACAGGAGGCTGTTTAAGAGATCCCTATGATGCGGTGATTATGATTGAAGATATTGTGGAAATCGATAAAGATACCATTGAAATATATGCTGCGGCAAAGCCTTGGCAACATGTTCGACCTATAGGAGAGGATATTGTTGAAGGTGAGATGATTCTTTCAGCAAACCATAAAATCAGACCTATGGATATTGGAGCACTTTTAGCTGGACAGCTTCCAGAGGTAGAAGTATACAAAAAACCGATGGTAGGTATCATACCTACTGGCTCAGAGATCATAGAGGTATCTCAAGAACTTCAAATAGGAAAAATTATCGAGTCCAACTCTAGGATGTTTGCTGCTATGGTAGAGCAGTATGGGGGGGCGCCAAACAGATATTCTATTGTAAGGGATGACTATGATTTAATTAAGGAAACAATTCGTAGTGCTGCAAAGGAAAATGATATTGTGATTATCAATGCTGGATCTTCTGCTGGTTCTGAGGACTATACAGTAAATGTTCTTAGAGAAATCGGCGAAGTAGTAATCCATGGGGTAGCTACAAAGCCAGGGAAACCAGTTATTTTAGCTATAGTAGATGGAAAACCAGTGATTGGTATTCCCGGATACCCAGTATCTGCCTATTTTGTTTTTGAATTTTTCTTAAAACCACTACTTTTTAGATACAATAGACAAACCTTATCAGAGGGTCAAAAAATAAAAGCAACTTTGACTAGAAGAATTGTTTCTTCCTTAAAGCATGAAGAATATATTCGTCTAAAACTAGGAAAGGTAAAAGATAAGATGATAGCAACACCACTGGAGCGGGGAGCTGGTGTTACCATGTCTTTAGTAAAGGCAGATGGTATATTAGTGGTACCTCAGCAGACAGAGGGCTATGAAGCTGGTACAGAGGTGGAGGTTACTTTGCTGAAACCTCAGGAAGAAATTCATCATACCATTGTATCTATAGGCAGTCATGATCTTGTGATGGACTTGCTGGCAAACAAGCTTCATAAAGAAAACCCTGAGATATTTTTATCTTCAGCCCATGTAGGTAGTATGGGGGGGATTATGTCCATGAAAAAAGGAGAAGGACATATGGCACCTATACACTTGCTGGAGGAAAGCACAGGAGAGTATAATGCAGCCTATGTGGAACGTTATTTAAAGGGTGAAGATATGGCTTTGATTAAATTTGTAAAGAGAAGCCAAGGATTAATGGTGCAAAAAGGTAATCCTAAAAATATTCAAGGAATAGATGATTTGACAAGAGAAGAGGTTCAGTTTGTTAACAGGCAAAGAGGTGCTGGAACAAGAATACTTTTAGACTATTATTTAAATAAAAGAGGTATAGAAGCTTCAAAGGTCAATGGCTATGATAGAGAAATGACTACCCATATGGCGGTGGCGGCAGCGGTGGCCAGTGGTTCTGCAGATTGTGGCTTAGGTGTATATTCTGCGGCAAAATCTATGGATGTGGATTTTATTCCTATTGATTGGGAAGACTATGATTTGCTTATTCCTCAAAAAGAGCTAAAAAGCAAGGAGATTCTTAAGCTTATTGAGGTAATGAAGAGCGAAGATTTCTTAAAGCTGGTTGAGGAACTGGGAGGCTATGATACAAAAAATACAGGTGAGATAGTAACAATCTAAGGAGGGGTTATGATGGCAAAAGTAGTAGCGATTAACATCAGTCAAAAAAAGGGAGAGAAGAAAATTCCCGTTGAAAAGGCAGTATTTATTGAAAATTTTGGTATAGAAGGAGATGCTCATGCAGGAGACTGGCATAGGCAAGTAAGTCTTTTAGCTGAGGAAAGTGCTGATAAAATCAGAGCAGCAGGTATGCCAGAGATTAAAGAAGGTGATTTTGCTGAAAATATCACCACACATGGCATCGAGGTAAGTAAACTTCCTATTGGTACAAAGCTAAGGATCGGTGAAACGATACAGGAAGTTACTCAAATCGGTAAGGAATGTCATCAACACTGTGCTATTTATCATCAAGTTGGAGACTGTGTTATGCCTCGAGAAGGGATTTTTACTAAAGTTCTAAAGGGTGGGGTAGTAGCTGCTGGGGACAGCATAGAAGTTATAGATTAAGAAGCGTGTACTAAAAGCTCTGCGTAAAATTATGCAGAGCTTTTAGTATATTTACAAACCGTCCCCATGATTCCTCTATTTCACACTGAGTTGTAAAAGTTTTATTGTAATTTATATAGTATCTAATGGTAGAATTACAAGTCTACAAGAGGGTATAATTGTATAGAGAAGATACAAACAAGTAGAGGTGTTTATATATGGATAAAAAAGAAGTCAGTAAAGTTTTAGAAGAAATAGGTATTTTACTAGAAATACAAGGAGAAAATCCCTTTAAGACGAGAGCATATTTTAATGGTGCTAGAATAATAGAGCTTCTACGAGAGGATATAAAAATTTTAGTAGAAGAAAACAGACTAGGGGAGATCAAGGGTATAGGAAAGGCTTTGCAGGAAAAAATATCAGAACTTGTCATGACAGGCAGGCTGCAATACTATGAGGAATTAAAATCACAAATTCCTGAAGGTGTATTTGATTTGCTTAAAGTACCAGGTCTGGGGCCTAAAAAAGTAAAGCTTTTATATAGCGAATTAGCTATCAAAAACTTGGGAGAGCTAGAGTATGCATGCTTAGAAAATCGTCTTCTTCATCTAAAGGGTTTCGGAGAAAAGACACAAAATAAGATGCTAGAGGGGATTGACCACTTAAAAAAATATAGAGGTCAACATTTAGTATCTACAGGGATGCTTTTTAGCAAACCAATTTTAGAAAAACTACAAAACCACAAAGAAATCATAAGGGTAAGTGTAGCAGGAAGCATAAGAAGAAAAAAAGAATTGATTAAAGATATTGATATCATTGGCAGTTGTCTGCAAGACAAAAGAGAAGAGATCATGGAGGATTTTACTTCCTTTGAAGAAATAGAAAGGGTAATAACTAAGGGAAATACGAAATCCAGTGTACTTTTAACCTCGGGGATCAATGTAGATTTAAGGCTAGTGGAGGATGAGGAATATCCCACAGCACTACATCACTTTACCGGCAGCAAAGAACACAATACAGCCATACGACATAGAGCAAAAAATTTAGGGCTAAAGGTAAATGAATACGGTATTTTTCGGGATGATGATAGAATAAAGGTACAGGATGAGGAAAGTTTCTTTCAGGTATTGCAGCTGCAATATATTCCCCCAGAACTGAGGGAAAATGATGGAGAAATAAAGGCAGCAGAAGCAGGCCAGATCCCTGAATTAATTGACTTGAAAGATGTTAAGGGAGTATTTCATGTACATAGCAGTTATAGTGATGGAGTAAATTCTATTGAAGAGCTAGTAAAGGTAGCTATAGATAAAGGATTTCAATACGTCGGTATATCAGATCATAGTAAAACAGCTGTCTATGCTAATGGACTCAAGGAAAAAGCCATAGAAAAACAGCATGAAGAGATTCAGCAGTTAAGAGAAAAATATCCGCAAATTAAAATATTTAAAGGGATTGAATCAGATATTCTTCCAGATGGGTCCTTGGACTATGATGATGAAATATTGTCCAGCTTTGATTATATTATTGGTTCCATCCACTCTCACTTTAATATGGATAGAGAAGCTATGACCAATCGGATGAAAAGGGCTGTAGAAAACAAATATTTAACCATTTTAGGCCATCCAACAGGAAGGTTGTTGCTGTCTAGGAAAGCCTATGACCTGGATATAGAAGCTATCATCGAAGCTTGTAGCATCAATAAGGTTGCCATTGAAATTAACAGCAATCCCCATAGATTGGACTTAGACTGGAGAATGTGCAAATATGCTAAGGAAAAAGGGGTAAGACTGGTGATTGAACCAGATGCCCACAGAATTTCTGGTTTTGACGATGTTGTCTATGGCATCG includes:
- a CDS encoding ATP-dependent metallopeptidase FtsH/Yme1/Tma family protein yields the protein MKKISKKKLMLAIGMFVVILSIISFGIYRQYFYSENPIEVSYGEFLEKIEENQINKVFLMDSPKIKGELKDGQEFITDHPRTDNLKEMLLTADVIVVEVGEQHSVVQVITFIIVIGALAGMAFILSKQGSKQASKEYDKMSSVEFSTQKESTITFANIAGNEEAKENVMELVDFLKNPQKYQRYGARMPKGVILYGPPGTGKTLMAKALASEAGVDFLAVSGSDFVQVYAGLGAGRIRNLFKNAREKGKCVIFIDEIDAIGKKRDRGGLGGSDESDRTLNALLTEMSGFKGSEGIIIMAATNRLDILDEALLRPGRFDRQIEVGLPDLKARQDILKLYTQNRPIATTISIERIAQQTVYFSGAKLENLMNEAAIYAARENASFISEKHVDKAFYTVVAGEEKKDRSNIKESERRITAYHEAGHTIATKLLCPENKVTKVTIIPSTKGAGGFSMNIPPDSMYHKKKDMFHSIKIALAGRAVEEIIFGEENITTGASNDIQKATEILVAMIKQFGMNDEVGMINYDILLGQPGGVDQRLAEICNKEMKRLYEETKVLIEKNIHLVHAVTEELMARETLKEEEINKIIENNKVA
- the glp gene encoding gephyrin-like molybdotransferase Glp, whose protein sequence is MELLSTLTMKEAREKIKEVFADLVLMMEEIPILEALNCIIYEDIKATINVPEFNRSTVDGYAVIAKDTYGASDALPSFLTSIGEVAMGKPTELVLQSGQCCYVPTGGMLPQNSDAVVMIEYTEVLEDNTVCVQSAVAPKENILQFGEDVSKGQVIFQKGHKLRPQDIGVLAGMGITKVNVYKKPRVSIISTGDEIVAPEEEAQLGQIKDMNTYSIATAAMKDHCEVMGMAVVKDDLEQLKEKIEEFLETSDIVLISGGSSMGTKDVTKDAINAIGDPGVFIHGLAVKPGKPTIVGKVKSKAVFGLPGQPVSALVVYQTLVTYLIKNLYGDKGPVPYITGELAVNIASAPGREHYVMVRVCEEDGKTIVSPVHGKSGMLTMMTKSMGYVKIDTNQEGLLKGENVKVYLF
- a CDS encoding molybdopterin biosynthesis protein: MGKDTRNIYLTNIPLEEAQKQYFTHFEMDKVFTKTEVVPVIEALDRVTVKPLFAKKSSPSYNAAAMDGVAVIAEKTYGATESAPAQLKLGEDFVFTNTGGCLRDPYDAVIMIEDIVEIDKDTIEIYAAAKPWQHVRPIGEDIVEGEMILSANHKIRPMDIGALLAGQLPEVEVYKKPMVGIIPTGSEIIEVSQELQIGKIIESNSRMFAAMVEQYGGAPNRYSIVRDDYDLIKETIRSAAKENDIVIINAGSSAGSEDYTVNVLREIGEVVIHGVATKPGKPVILAIVDGKPVIGIPGYPVSAYFVFEFFLKPLLFRYNRQTLSEGQKIKATLTRRIVSSLKHEEYIRLKLGKVKDKMIATPLERGAGVTMSLVKADGILVVPQQTEGYEAGTEVEVTLLKPQEEIHHTIVSIGSHDLVMDLLANKLHKENPEIFLSSAHVGSMGGIMSMKKGEGHMAPIHLLEESTGEYNAAYVERYLKGEDMALIKFVKRSQGLMVQKGNPKNIQGIDDLTREEVQFVNRQRGAGTRILLDYYLNKRGIEASKVNGYDREMTTHMAVAAAVASGSADCGLGVYSAAKSMDVDFIPIDWEDYDLLIPQKELKSKEILKLIEVMKSEDFLKLVEELGGYDTKNTGEIVTI
- a CDS encoding MOSC domain-containing protein, producing MAKVVAINISQKKGEKKIPVEKAVFIENFGIEGDAHAGDWHRQVSLLAEESADKIRAAGMPEIKEGDFAENITTHGIEVSKLPIGTKLRIGETIQEVTQIGKECHQHCAIYHQVGDCVMPREGIFTKVLKGGVVAAGDSIEVID
- the polX gene encoding DNA polymerase/3'-5' exonuclease PolX — protein: MDKKEVSKVLEEIGILLEIQGENPFKTRAYFNGARIIELLREDIKILVEENRLGEIKGIGKALQEKISELVMTGRLQYYEELKSQIPEGVFDLLKVPGLGPKKVKLLYSELAIKNLGELEYACLENRLLHLKGFGEKTQNKMLEGIDHLKKYRGQHLVSTGMLFSKPILEKLQNHKEIIRVSVAGSIRRKKELIKDIDIIGSCLQDKREEIMEDFTSFEEIERVITKGNTKSSVLLTSGINVDLRLVEDEEYPTALHHFTGSKEHNTAIRHRAKNLGLKVNEYGIFRDDDRIKVQDEESFFQVLQLQYIPPELRENDGEIKAAEAGQIPELIDLKDVKGVFHVHSSYSDGVNSIEELVKVAIDKGFQYVGISDHSKTAVYANGLKEKAIEKQHEEIQQLREKYPQIKIFKGIESDILPDGSLDYDDEILSSFDYIIGSIHSHFNMDREAMTNRMKRAVENKYLTILGHPTGRLLLSRKAYDLDIEAIIEACSINKVAIEINSNPHRLDLDWRMCKYAKEKGVRLVIEPDAHRISGFDDVVYGIGIARKGWLEAKDVLNCKEAEEVSKLFNK